A stretch of Imperialibacter roseus DNA encodes these proteins:
- a CDS encoding serine O-acetyltransferase, with amino-acid sequence MIKLIISDFKTNGAGGVLTYFVIYFTNASFRLILNYRIGYFLMNSNYSVLRLLSNFYRYRQMTKRCCHISYHSDLGRGIKFPHPLGIVIGEGVVIKDNVQIWQHVTLGSSGKKGEGLTYPTIQDGVKIYTGAVLLGKINVGANAVVGANSVVNTDVPENSVVAGIPAKIISTAN; translated from the coding sequence TTGATTAAACTTATAATTAGTGATTTTAAAACAAATGGAGCCGGGGGGGTTCTGACCTACTTTGTCATTTATTTCACCAATGCATCCTTCAGATTAATCCTAAACTACAGAATAGGGTATTTTCTGATGAACAGTAACTATTCTGTATTACGACTATTATCTAACTTTTATCGATACAGACAAATGACGAAAAGATGTTGTCATATTTCGTATCATTCCGATTTGGGAAGAGGAATAAAGTTTCCTCATCCTTTGGGTATTGTAATTGGTGAGGGGGTGGTGATTAAAGACAATGTCCAAATTTGGCAGCATGTGACTTTAGGTAGCAGTGGTAAAAAGGGCGAAGGCCTTACATATCCAACAATTCAAGATGGGGTTAAAATCTATACAGGAGCTGTTCTTTTGGGGAAAATTAACGTTGGAGCAAACGCAGTGGTTGGCGCAAATTCTGTCGTAAACACAGATGTTCCAGAGAACTCAGTAGTTGCAGGAATTCCTGCAAAAATTATTTCCACCGCTAATTAA
- a CDS encoding UDP-N-acetylglucosamine 1-carboxyvinyltransferase, whose product METNQVLRVSKSRLAGTVRVSGAKNSALRLLAASLLTEGDIELDNFPNQLLDVKVHLDMLRVLGKDYAADGSYIKIWEEHSKLASKLVWDERSIRNTLLILGALTTRFGEGKVPLPGGCKLGERKYDLHVMLLENLGAKVWEEDNYLCAKVDGRLVGADIHLPIRSTGATENSIICGSLAKGTTTIWNPHIRPEIMDLIDMLNKMGARVKVYGQKCIVIEGVEKLSGVYHHVIPDNMEALTWAIGSVITGGDVEILNFPFEHLEVPLVFLRESGMKFYRGEESLIVKGGTPYPVEISTGPYPGINSDMQPLFAVYGAMSKGESKIIDLRFPGRYGYAEELAKMGMNYHVDGGMLVIDGGTKLKGTTVTALDLRAGIALLLAGMTAEGETVIENAWQIGRGYENLSEKLKNLTSLI is encoded by the coding sequence ATGGAAACAAATCAAGTGTTGAGAGTTAGCAAGTCGAGACTTGCCGGAACGGTTAGAGTAAGTGGTGCCAAAAACTCAGCACTACGACTCCTGGCGGCTTCTTTGTTGACAGAGGGGGATATTGAGCTCGACAATTTTCCGAATCAGTTGCTGGACGTAAAGGTGCACCTCGATATGCTGCGTGTATTGGGAAAAGACTATGCCGCAGACGGCTCTTATATTAAGATTTGGGAGGAGCATTCGAAGCTCGCTTCCAAACTGGTTTGGGATGAGAGGTCTATTCGAAACACATTGCTCATTCTTGGTGCTTTAACCACCCGTTTTGGAGAAGGCAAAGTGCCGCTGCCAGGAGGTTGTAAACTGGGTGAACGCAAGTACGATTTGCATGTAATGCTGCTCGAAAATTTGGGAGCCAAAGTATGGGAAGAAGACAATTACTTGTGCGCTAAAGTAGATGGCAGGCTGGTCGGGGCAGATATTCACCTGCCTATTCGCTCGACTGGCGCCACAGAAAACTCAATTATTTGTGGTTCTCTGGCAAAAGGTACCACCACCATCTGGAATCCGCACATCAGACCTGAAATAATGGATCTTATTGATATGCTCAATAAGATGGGGGCCAGGGTCAAGGTATATGGCCAAAAGTGTATTGTCATTGAAGGGGTGGAAAAATTGAGTGGCGTGTATCATCACGTTATTCCCGACAACATGGAAGCTTTAACCTGGGCCATCGGGTCGGTGATCACGGGCGGAGATGTGGAAATCCTTAATTTTCCTTTTGAGCACCTCGAAGTGCCGCTGGTTTTTCTTCGGGAAAGTGGCATGAAATTTTATAGGGGCGAAGAGTCGCTCATTGTAAAGGGAGGCACCCCTTATCCGGTGGAGATCAGCACGGGCCCTTACCCGGGCATCAATTCAGATATGCAGCCTCTTTTTGCTGTGTACGGCGCTATGAGCAAGGGCGAATCAAAAATCATAGACCTTAGGTTTCCTGGCCGGTATGGCTATGCAGAAGAGCTGGCCAAAATGGGCATGAACTATCACGTAGATGGAGGGATGCTGGTAATCGACGGAGGTACCAAACTAAAGGGTACAACTGTGACGGCACTTGACCTTAGGGCTGGAATAGCCCTGCTGCTCGCAGGCATGACGGCAGAAGGAGAAACAGTCATCGAAAATGCATGGCAGATTGGTAGGGGGTATGAAAACCTTAGTGAGAAGTTGAAAAACTTGACATCCCTAATTTGA
- a CDS encoding NAD-dependent epimerase/dehydratase family protein yields MSTKQKVLVTGGAGFIGSHVVDKLMSEGNYEVIVMDNLVTGRLDNLTHHGEAVLLINADIADLSAWQALNFTPDYIIHLAAQVSVPASFEDPAYCHRVNVSGFLHMLDFARVNKVKKVVYASSSAIYGDQGERKIKESDTPNPLSPYGASKLLNEWYANKYFEWYGLPSIGLRFFNVYGPRQLNDSPYSGVIAKFKEMVQNDKPITIYGDGTQTRDFVYVQDVATVIESALGSDCQLEVFNVGTGIPCDLMELAGTFASIIGKKNSIEFLAPRDGDIKYSLAETDKLNKTFNIEVSTELKQGLIKLL; encoded by the coding sequence ATGTCAACTAAACAAAAGGTATTAGTCACAGGGGGAGCAGGCTTTATTGGCTCGCACGTGGTGGATAAACTTATGAGCGAAGGCAACTACGAGGTGATAGTGATGGACAATCTCGTTACTGGCAGACTCGACAACCTCACGCATCATGGCGAGGCGGTTCTTCTCATCAATGCCGACATTGCCGACTTGTCTGCCTGGCAAGCGCTGAACTTTACACCCGACTATATTATCCACCTGGCAGCTCAGGTAAGCGTGCCTGCCTCTTTTGAAGATCCGGCCTATTGCCACCGTGTCAATGTTAGCGGATTCCTCCACATGCTAGATTTTGCAAGGGTAAACAAAGTAAAAAAAGTAGTATATGCCTCCAGCTCAGCCATTTATGGCGACCAGGGAGAAAGAAAAATCAAAGAAAGTGATACGCCCAATCCTTTGTCGCCGTATGGAGCCAGTAAATTACTCAATGAGTGGTACGCCAATAAATATTTCGAGTGGTATGGCTTGCCCAGCATTGGGCTGCGGTTTTTCAATGTATATGGTCCCCGGCAGCTCAACGATTCCCCTTATTCAGGGGTAATCGCTAAATTCAAAGAAATGGTGCAAAACGACAAGCCGATCACCATTTATGGCGATGGCACGCAGACCAGAGACTTTGTTTATGTCCAGGACGTAGCCACAGTAATTGAATCAGCCCTAGGGTCTGACTGTCAGTTGGAAGTTTTTAATGTTGGCACTGGTATACCATGTGACTTGATGGAGCTCGCTGGGACTTTTGCAAGTATAATTGGAAAGAAAAACAGCATAGAATTTTTGGCGCCAAGAGACGGAGACATTAAGTATAGCCTCGCTGAAACGGATAAATTAAATAAAACATTCAATATCGAAGTCAGCACGGAATTAAAGCAAGGGCTGATCAAATTATTATAG
- a CDS encoding NAD-dependent epimerase/dehydratase family protein: protein MSKILVTGSAGFIGMHTAIRLAKEGFDVVGLDNLNTYYSVELKMARLRQQGLDTAQVMYNKEMTGTKGIGFIQLDLTDSEHIEALFEKHQFDYVIHLAAQAGVRYSIENPHAYIDSNVKGFLNILEASQRNKIKHLIYASSSSVYGMNDKVPFEEADTTETQMSLYAATKKANEAIAHSYAAVHKLPLTGLRFFTVYGPWGRPDMALFKFTKNILADKPIDVYNEGNLSRDFTYVDDIVEGIVQLVPKKPATALPYAIYNIGNGNPVKLMDFIACLEKELGRKAILNMMPMQPGDVEKTWASTEALKEAVGYKSNTHLAEGVKQFVKWYKRYYQE, encoded by the coding sequence ATGAGCAAAATTCTTGTAACAGGATCGGCGGGGTTTATTGGCATGCACACCGCTATTAGATTAGCCAAAGAAGGATTCGATGTGGTAGGATTAGATAATTTAAACACCTACTACAGCGTGGAGCTCAAAATGGCCCGCCTCAGGCAACAGGGCCTCGACACGGCCCAGGTGATGTACAACAAAGAAATGACCGGCACCAAAGGCATCGGCTTTATCCAGCTCGACCTTACCGACAGCGAACACATAGAAGCCTTGTTTGAAAAGCACCAGTTCGATTACGTGATCCACCTGGCGGCCCAGGCAGGGGTGCGCTACTCCATCGAAAACCCCCACGCCTATATCGACTCCAATGTGAAAGGCTTCCTCAATATCCTGGAGGCCAGCCAGCGCAACAAGATCAAGCACCTGATCTACGCCTCCAGCTCTTCGGTTTATGGCATGAACGACAAAGTGCCGTTTGAAGAAGCCGACACCACTGAAACCCAGATGTCTCTCTACGCCGCCACCAAAAAAGCCAACGAAGCCATTGCCCATAGCTACGCCGCTGTGCACAAACTACCCTTAACCGGTCTGCGCTTCTTCACCGTGTACGGCCCCTGGGGCCGGCCCGATATGGCCCTTTTTAAGTTTACCAAAAACATATTGGCCGACAAGCCCATCGATGTGTACAACGAAGGGAACCTCAGCAGAGACTTTACCTATGTCGACGACATCGTAGAAGGTATTGTGCAGCTGGTACCCAAAAAGCCGGCCACTGCCTTGCCTTATGCCATCTATAATATTGGTAATGGCAACCCCGTGAAACTGATGGACTTCATTGCCTGCCTGGAAAAAGAGCTTGGAAGGAAAGCTATTTTGAACATGATGCCCATGCAACCAGGTGATGTAGAAAAAACTTGGGCCAGCACAGAGGCGCTGAAGGAAGCAGTGGGGTATAAAAGTAATACGCATTTGGCCGAAGGAGTAAAGCAGTTTGTGAAATGGTACAAAAGGTACTATCAGGAATGA
- a CDS encoding GIY-YIG nuclease family protein, whose product MEGFYFTYVLRSEKDNQNYTGYTHDLPSRLEAHHAGEVDSTKHRRPAVGIIGTSEHPTRSLEL is encoded by the coding sequence ATGGAAGGGTTCTATTTTACATATGTATTGCGGAGTGAAAAAGATAATCAAAATTATACAGGGTACACGCATGATTTGCCTTCAAGACTTGAGGCACATCACGCTGGGGAAGTGGACTCGACAAAACATCGACGACCAGCAGTCGGAATCATCGGAACATCCGAACATCCGACCCGCAGTCTCGAACTATGA
- a CDS encoding DUF5615 family PIN-like protein, whose protein sequence is MKPEWEIWLDANISPAIAKWMDAYVELPVKSSYKLNFNQLGDQEIFQIAKDYGHIILISKDADFSDLTSRLGAPPKLIKIGIGNCDNQKLWDFIRKRLLNSIDLLTNTDTAIIELN, encoded by the coding sequence ATGAAGCCTGAATGGGAAATTTGGCTTGATGCCAACATTTCTCCAGCGATCGCAAAATGGATGGATGCTTATGTTGAATTGCCAGTTAAATCATCTTATAAGCTCAACTTTAATCAACTAGGGGATCAGGAAATATTTCAGATAGCCAAAGACTACGGCCATATAATTCTTATATCCAAGGATGCTGATTTTTCTGATTTGACAAGTAGGCTGGGCGCTCCTCCTAAATTAATTAAGATCGGGATTGGGAATTGCGACAATCAAAAGCTTTGGGATTTCATTCGCAAGCGACTATTAAACAGTATTGATTTGCTTACGAACACTGATACAGCCATCATTGAACTCAACTAA
- a CDS encoding DUF433 domain-containing protein, translated as MDTHKLLERITLKPGLMGGKPTIRGLRFTVGDIIELLSDDMTHEAILEQHPMLEEADIKAALLYASLKLKNTVVIHEA; from the coding sequence ATGGATACTCATAAGCTCCTTGAAAGGATTACGCTAAAGCCCGGCCTTATGGGTGGGAAACCTACTATCAGAGGCTTGAGATTTACTGTGGGTGATATCATTGAACTATTGTCTGACGATATGACTCATGAGGCAATATTAGAGCAGCACCCAATGTTAGAAGAAGCGGATATAAAAGCAGCTCTTTTGTATGCCTCGCTCAAGCTGAAAAACACTGTGGTGATTCATGAAGCCTGA
- a CDS encoding SDR family oxidoreductase codes for MNTKLYNTPFHKEPLSGKKFLITGGAGFIGSNIAEYLLRYGAGHVRVLDNLSNGYYENIEGFVGLPNFEFIEGDIRDLTTCQKAVEGMDYVTHQAALGSVPRSIKDPVTSNEVNIAGHLNMLVAVKENKGVKRMVYAASSSTYGDSPDLPKVEGNEGKPLSPYAVTKAVNEMYGDVFSKTYGFHTIGLRYFNVFGPNQNPNNPYAAVIPIFCQAFMEGKQPTINGDGHTSRDFTFVENAVQANIRAMLLPELKQHEVMNTACGDQITLNEMIGMLQQMTGKDIKPVYGPERPGDVKHSKASIDKITKLLGYQPTVRFREGLEIVYEWYQSKYKSSK; via the coding sequence TTGAACACCAAATTATACAACACGCCATTTCATAAAGAGCCTCTTTCCGGTAAAAAATTCCTTATCACCGGAGGTGCCGGCTTCATAGGCTCCAACATCGCCGAATACCTCCTTCGCTACGGAGCAGGCCATGTGCGGGTGCTCGACAACCTGAGCAACGGCTACTACGAGAACATCGAAGGGTTTGTCGGCTTGCCCAACTTCGAATTCATAGAAGGCGACATCCGTGACCTTACTACCTGCCAAAAAGCCGTGGAAGGCATGGATTACGTCACCCACCAGGCAGCTCTGGGTTCCGTGCCCCGCTCTATCAAAGACCCTGTTACTTCCAATGAAGTAAACATCGCTGGCCATCTGAACATGCTGGTGGCCGTGAAAGAGAACAAGGGCGTGAAAAGAATGGTGTATGCCGCCTCTTCTTCTACTTATGGCGACAGCCCGGACCTGCCAAAAGTAGAAGGCAACGAAGGCAAGCCCCTTTCTCCCTATGCCGTGACCAAGGCAGTGAACGAAATGTATGGGGACGTGTTCAGCAAAACCTATGGCTTCCATACGATAGGCCTGCGATACTTCAATGTCTTTGGCCCCAACCAAAACCCCAACAACCCATATGCTGCCGTCATCCCCATCTTCTGCCAGGCATTCATGGAAGGCAAGCAGCCAACCATCAATGGGGATGGGCACACCAGCCGGGATTTTACTTTTGTAGAAAACGCCGTACAGGCCAATATCCGGGCGATGCTACTGCCTGAGCTAAAACAGCATGAGGTAATGAACACCGCTTGCGGCGACCAGATCACCCTGAACGAAATGATTGGGATGCTGCAGCAAATGACAGGTAAAGACATAAAACCGGTATACGGCCCCGAGCGCCCCGGCGACGTAAAGCACTCAAAGGCCAGCATCGACAAAATCACGAAGCTGCTGGGCTACCAGCCCACTGTCCGCTTCCGGGAAGGACTTGAAATAGTGTACGAGTGGTATCAATCTAAATATAAATCGTCGAAGTGA
- a CDS encoding putative toxin-antitoxin system toxin component, PIN family: MDSRPRIVLDTNVFLVAILPKHKYWWVFQAFMDQKFILLLSTEILTEYVEKCIDKYGSSLSEERLEFLLEFPNVELVTPFYRWNLINDDPDDNKFVDCAVAGQADHIVSHDKHLNVLKQIPFPRVNVVRLPEFHELLNGNKMA, encoded by the coding sequence ATGGACAGTAGGCCTCGGATTGTGTTGGATACAAATGTCTTTTTAGTAGCAATTTTACCAAAGCACAAATATTGGTGGGTATTTCAAGCATTTATGGATCAAAAGTTTATTCTTCTGCTCAGCACCGAAATACTAACTGAGTATGTTGAAAAATGCATCGACAAGTATGGTAGTAGTTTATCGGAAGAGCGGCTGGAGTTTCTACTAGAATTTCCCAATGTTGAATTGGTTACACCCTTCTATAGATGGAACCTTATTAACGACGATCCTGATGACAATAAATTTGTAGATTGTGCTGTGGCTGGTCAGGCAGATCACATAGTCAGTCATGACAAACATCTAAATGTGCTAAAGCAAATTCCTTTTCCAAGAGTCAATGTTGTCAGACTACCGGAATTTCATGAATTACTAAACGGCAATAAAATGGCATGA
- a CDS encoding nucleotide sugar dehydrogenase, with protein MTNFPSNPKIGLIGLGYVGLPLAVEFAKQFPTVGFDINQARVKELNQGHDHTLEVSDADLQKVVSKELSAGKGLLVSASREDLASCNVFIITVPTPTDKHNRPVLTPLIRASETVGSVMKPGAVVVYESTVYPGVTEDECVPVLEKASGLTFNKDFFAGYSPERINPGDKEHTVAKILKVTSGSTPEAAEFIDGLYGKVITAGTYKASSMKVAEAAKVIENSQRDINIAFVNELSKIFNKLGIDTHEVLQAAGTKWNFLPFKPGLVGGHCIGVDPYYLAQKAQEVGYHPEIILAGRRLNDSMGGYVAEEVVKLMVRKGRSVLNARCLVLGFTFKENCPDVRNTRVIDIIDELKSFHTEPIIFDPQANRAEVKAEYGIDILNKLPEGKFDAVILAVAHKEFAQLDIRSLVSDNGVVYDVKGILPKEVIDGRL; from the coding sequence ATGACCAACTTCCCCTCCAACCCTAAAATAGGTCTCATTGGCCTGGGCTATGTAGGCCTTCCGCTAGCCGTTGAATTTGCCAAACAATTCCCTACTGTTGGTTTTGACATCAACCAGGCTCGGGTAAAAGAACTCAACCAGGGGCACGACCATACGCTGGAGGTAAGCGACGCTGATCTTCAAAAGGTTGTGTCGAAAGAGCTTTCTGCAGGCAAAGGCCTTTTAGTAAGCGCTTCCAGAGAAGACCTGGCCAGCTGCAATGTATTCATCATCACGGTACCTACCCCCACCGATAAGCACAACAGGCCAGTGCTCACGCCCCTCATCAGAGCCAGCGAAACGGTTGGGAGCGTGATGAAACCAGGTGCGGTGGTAGTATACGAGTCCACTGTTTATCCTGGCGTCACCGAAGACGAGTGTGTGCCTGTGCTGGAAAAGGCATCTGGACTAACATTCAATAAAGACTTCTTCGCAGGCTACAGCCCTGAGCGGATCAATCCGGGAGACAAGGAACACACCGTTGCAAAAATCCTCAAGGTAACCTCAGGAAGCACGCCGGAGGCAGCAGAGTTCATCGATGGATTGTACGGCAAGGTGATTACCGCCGGCACGTACAAGGCGTCCTCTATGAAAGTGGCCGAGGCCGCCAAGGTGATAGAAAACTCTCAGCGAGACATCAACATCGCTTTTGTGAATGAGCTGTCCAAGATTTTTAACAAACTGGGCATCGACACACACGAAGTATTGCAGGCAGCAGGCACCAAATGGAATTTCCTACCCTTCAAGCCAGGGCTGGTGGGCGGCCATTGTATAGGCGTAGACCCTTACTACCTGGCACAAAAAGCACAGGAAGTAGGCTACCATCCAGAAATTATCCTCGCTGGCCGCAGGTTGAACGACAGCATGGGGGGCTACGTGGCTGAAGAAGTAGTGAAACTCATGGTGCGCAAAGGAAGGTCGGTGCTCAACGCCCGCTGCCTCGTGCTGGGCTTTACCTTTAAGGAAAACTGCCCCGACGTACGAAACACCCGGGTCATCGATATTATCGACGAGTTGAAGTCTTTTCACACCGAGCCTATCATCTTCGACCCGCAAGCCAACAGGGCTGAAGTAAAAGCAGAGTATGGCATAGATATACTGAATAAGCTTCCGGAAGGAAAATTTGATGCAGTCATACTGGCCGTAGCCCACAAGGAATTCGCACAGCTCGACATCCGTTCCCTGGTCTCCGACAATGGGGTGGTGTACGATGTGAAAGGAATTTTACCGAAGGAAGTCATCGATGGCCGACTCTGA
- a CDS encoding ArsR family transcriptional regulator, translated as MNIQILPLLDTLITSKTRIKLLVRFFLSPGSRSYLRSLETEFGESTNSIRLELNRLEGANLLRAELEGNKKVYCANEQHPLFGELNKLVRNYLGLDVLVEKVVDKLGNLHSVYLINELAEGKNTSNIDMVIVGDAIDTQYLSLLVAKAEQLIHRKINYSMFSLLEMDNVKSELNRKPLLLLWSADE; from the coding sequence TTGAACATCCAAATACTTCCCTTGCTCGACACACTCATCACATCTAAAACACGCATCAAACTACTGGTCAGGTTTTTCCTGAGCCCGGGTAGCAGGTCGTATTTGCGGTCGCTGGAGACAGAGTTTGGCGAGAGCACCAACTCCATCCGCCTGGAGCTCAACAGGCTTGAGGGGGCTAACTTATTGAGAGCCGAGCTGGAAGGCAATAAGAAAGTATACTGTGCGAACGAACAACACCCACTATTCGGCGAGCTCAATAAGCTCGTGCGCAACTACCTGGGGCTCGATGTACTCGTAGAGAAGGTAGTAGACAAGCTGGGCAACCTGCACAGTGTATACCTGATCAACGAGCTGGCAGAAGGAAAAAATACGTCCAATATCGACATGGTGATTGTTGGTGATGCTATCGACACGCAGTACTTATCCCTTTTGGTGGCCAAAGCAGAACAGCTTATTCACAGAAAGATCAACTATAGCATGTTCAGTCTGCTGGAAATGGATAACGTAAAATCAGAACTGAACCGCAAGCCGTTGCTACTCCTCTGGTCCGCCGATGAGTAA
- a CDS encoding UpxY family transcription antiterminator: MPAPSHWYVLYTRSRAEKKVAEALKQHGFRSYCPTVTTMKQWSDRKKKVQEPLFRSYVFIQATEEERVPILQTPGVINFVYWLGKPAIVKQNEIEAIGIFTQEVSNHEVSELNFTFEDGAKVKVDWGAFKGMEGECIARQGNKIILHIESLGQVIRAEIPAVHLQKLR; this comes from the coding sequence AGAAAGTGGCGGAAGCCCTCAAGCAGCATGGTTTTCGGAGCTATTGCCCCACCGTTACCACGATGAAGCAGTGGAGCGACCGAAAAAAGAAAGTACAAGAACCCCTGTTCAGATCCTATGTTTTTATCCAGGCCACTGAAGAGGAAAGGGTGCCCATCCTGCAGACGCCCGGTGTCATTAATTTTGTGTATTGGTTGGGCAAGCCCGCTATTGTCAAACAGAACGAAATTGAAGCGATCGGGATTTTTACGCAGGAGGTGAGCAATCACGAGGTATCAGAACTGAATTTCACTTTTGAAGACGGAGCAAAAGTGAAAGTAGATTGGGGCGCTTTTAAGGGTATGGAAGGCGAATGCATCGCCAGGCAGGGTAACAAAATCATATTGCACATTGAGTCTTTGGGCCAGGTGATCCGGGCCGAAATACCTGCCGTGCATTTACAAAAGCTGCGGTAG